A stretch of DNA from Rhodococcus sp. NBC_00297:
CCGCGGACACCGGACTCCCGGTGGACGTGCTCGACGGTCTGGCCGAGTACGACCGCGACTTCCCGGGTTACCTCCCCATCGAGGAGGCGCGCGAGAAGTTCCCCGCCGAGTTCAAGCGCATCAAGGCCGGGCATCTGCCGAGCGCGGTGGACGCCGACGCCTTCCGCCGACGGGTGTTCGACGACATCGCCTCGGTGGTGCGGGACGCGGAGCCGGAGGACACGGTCGCGGTCTTCGCCCACGGCGGGGTGATCAACGTCCACCTGCAGGATCTGCTCGGCACCGCCATGCCTCTGACCTTCCCGATCGACTACGTCTCGGTCACGCGAATACTGTTCTCGCGCAGCGGCAGACGTACGGTAGCGTCGGTGAACGAGACGCAGCACGTGTGGGATCTGCTCCCCCGGAACCGCGCACGATCCTCACCGACTTCTTAATCGCGCAGGTCACCGGGCATTACGGGCACGATCGGTGCTCGGCACGGTCCGTCGAGCGCGTCGGCACCGGTTAGCCTGAGCAGTATCATGACTTCTCCCTCAGCACACGGTGCCCCGCGTTCGGGTCTCGTCGCCACGTTGTCGCGGCCCGTGATCGTCGTTCTCGTGATCGCCCTCCCCCTGCTCCTGGCCGGCCTCTACGCGTCGTTCAGCGGGAACGACGTCGTTCCCCTGGCCTCGCAGAGCAGTTCCGAGACCACCACCTCGGCAGACGGTTCCGAGGGCACGGACGGCGGCACCCCCGCCGCGGGAGACCCGCTGGCGAAGACGCGCTCGGCCCTCACCCAGACGCAGTTGCCCCTGAGCCTGCTCAGCGGTGGACTCACTCAGCTGACCGACGCGGCGCCGCAGCTCACCGACGGAGTCACCCAGCTCTCCGACGGCCTCGGGCAGGCGCGCTCCGGGTCCCAGCAGCTCGCGGACGGCAACTCTCAGCTGGCCGGCGGACTCGTGCAGCTGCAGGGCGGAGTGGGCCAGCTCGGTGACGGCGCCGTGCAGATCAGCGGCGGCGTGAACCAGCTGACGACGCCCCTGCTGGCGCTCGGCGAGAAGCAGGCTCAGGTCACCTCGTCCATCGCGGACGTCGCGAACCGCATCGAGGTGCTGAACAACCCGATCACCACCGACGCGGCACGGCAGCTGCGTGAGCTCATCGACACGCTGAACGCGCAGGGCATCGGCCCCGACACCGTCTCCCAGATCAACCAGCTGCGCGACGGCGCCGCCCTGCTCGCGTTCCAGCTCGACGATCCGTCCAGTGAGTTCGTCACCGGCGTGAACACCGCCGTCGACGGCAGCGCGCTGCTCTCCACGGGCGCCGGCCAGCTGAACGACGGCATCATCCAGCTCGACGACGGTGGCAAGCAGCTGAAGGCGGGCACCGACCAGATCACGACCGGCATCGAGCCGATCGGCGGCGT
This window harbors:
- a CDS encoding histidine phosphatase family protein, producing MQLLLIRHALPLRSDADADPALAPLGLEQAARVPDGLRAHRLARIVSSPQLRARQTAEPLAADTGLPVDVLDGLAEYDRDFPGYLPIEEAREKFPAEFKRIKAGHLPSAVDADAFRRRVFDDIASVVRDAEPEDTVAVFAHGGVINVHLQDLLGTAMPLTFPIDYVSVTRILFSRSGRRTVASVNETQHVWDLLPRNRARSSPTS
- a CDS encoding phage infection protein — its product is MTSPSAHGAPRSGLVATLSRPVIVVLVIALPLLLAGLYASFSGNDVVPLASQSSSETTTSADGSEGTDGGTPAAGDPLAKTRSALTQTQLPLSLLSGGLTQLTDAAPQLTDGVTQLSDGLGQARSGSQQLADGNSQLAGGLVQLQGGVGQLGDGAVQISGGVNQLTTPLLALGEKQAQVTSSIADVANRIEVLNNPITTDAARQLRELIDTLNAQGIGPDTVSQINQLRDGAALLAFQLDDPSSEFVTGVNTAVDGSALLSTGAGQLNDGIIQLDDGGKQLKAGTDQITTGIEPIGGVVSSLQTNVKTAQTSLPAANAVAATTTTDENGQTQTTLVVQGSTPSNYYLIAALVALAAAAAVSLMRLLTRRDRVARIAPVLGALAVTAAAGIAYWFVGDGLSFGSLLGGLVFLFLGSAAFLAAAGAVQMAFGRAVGQSINLVLLLVQLVLAGGALVGSPDSSVFGKAAAFTPVGWLAAGLERIAADAMDSTGWLAVLVMVALLAVSGLVYSLVARSDPEDDRAAYRDEPRLA